A window of Coturnix japonica isolate 7356 chromosome 2, Coturnix japonica 2.1, whole genome shotgun sequence contains these coding sequences:
- the SEM1 gene encoding 26S proteasome complex subunit SEM1 encodes MSEKKQPVDLGLLEEDDEFEEFPAEDWTGLDEDEDAHVWEDNWDDDNVEDDFSNQLRAELEKHGYKMETS; translated from the exons ATGTCGGAGAAAAAGCAACCGGTGGATTTGGGGCTCCTGGAGGAGGACGACGAGTTCGAGGAGTTTCCGGCTGAAG ATTGGACTGGTTTAGACGAAGATGAAGATGCACATGTCTGGGAAGACAATTGGGATGATGACAACGTAGAAGATGATTTCTCCAATCAGTTAAG GGCTGAATTAGAAAAACATGGATACAAGATGGAAACTTCATAG